ATTGCGACACCCGTCGCAGCACCGTTGAATGGTTCACACCCAGTGCAGAGGCTGCCGCCCTTACAGACCCTGATCGCGCCACGGCCAGAAAGAATCGAATATCGTCCCAATTGTCCATTGGTTGATATTTGCACCACCCTTCCGGAAAAATCCAGAATAGTTTCGGTTCACATAGGCTCTTAACTAAGAGCCATCGGCGTAAGCGACTGGTTTGCGCACCACTTACGGAGCAAAACAATGCTTAATCTCTATACGGATGCCACACCCAACGGATTGAAAATTTCCATCGCGCTTGAGGAAATGGGCCTCGAGTACGCGACGCACCAGGTGTTCCTGGGCGGCGAACAGCAGACCCCAGACTTTACATCTCTTAACCCAAATCAAAAAATCCCGGTTCTTGTGGATGATGGGCAGGTTGTCACGGAATCCGGTGCGATCCTTATCCACCTTGCGGAAAAAACCGGTAAGTTCCTTCCTTCTGATCCAAAACAACGCACCGCTACAATCGAAGCTTTGATGTTTCAGATGGCCTCGGTAGGGCCCATGTTTGGGCAATATCTGGTTTTTGCCGCAGCCTGGGGCAACAAATTTCCGGACGTCACAGGCCGATACTTCACCGAGGTCAGCCGTCTTATGGGCGTGCTCAATACACGACTTGAGGGTCAGGACTACTTGGCAGGGGATGAGTTTACCATCGCTGACATGGCGGTGGCACCATGGATCCGTCTTTGCGGACTTCATCCAGCCTGTAGCGACCTGCCGCTGGCGGCCAATGCAAACCTGAATAACTGGTGGGATCGCGTTGCAGCCCGCCCTGCCGTTCAGCGCGGGTTCGACAATCCAGCCCCCTTTGCGCCCGAAAAGCAGTTTCAGGGCTTTGTCGATGCCGTTGTTGGCCTCGGCGGGCTGCACAAGGCCGCGTAGTACCAGCAAATTCCCAAAAACATTTCGCAGTTGGATCGCTAGTCAATGACAGCCGGTGATCCAACCTCTCCTAAAGGATGACACTCATGACAATCCAATATCCCCTTGTTTCAACGGCCCCAACCACCACGCGTCTGTTGGAATTCACCGAATACGGCGGCCCCGAAGTGCTGGACAAGGCGACCATCGACATTGCAGAACCCGCTGCTGGAGAGGTTCGGGTGCGAATGAAGGCGCTGGCGCTAAACCGATCCAATGCGCTGTTTCGCAGCGGCACGTATGTGTTCGAGGCCAGATTCCCTTCTCGGATCGGGACCGAAGGCGTGGGCGAAGTTGACGCCATTGGCGCTGATGTCACCGAGTATGTCATTGGTCAGCGGGTCAATCTGTTGCCGCCGGACAACGAGAGCACGCATGGCTATGCCGCCGACTATAACAACGTGCCACAGGAAAAGCTGCTACTTGCACCTGAGGGGCTGACCGATAGGAAGGCTGCAACCGCATGGGTGCCGTTTTTGACCATCTACCATCATTTCGTCGAAAAGGGGCTTGCTGCACCCGGGCGCTGGATCGTGCTTCCAGCGGCCAGCAGCAGTGTCTCGCTTGCAGCAAATAGCCTGTCGCATCACCTTGGGGCTAAAACGATTGGTATTACCCGAACCGTCGCCAAAAAAGCCGCGCTTGAGGCGGCAGGCTATGACGCTGTTATCATTTCCGAGGACGAGGATATCTCCGCGCGCTTGTTAGAAATCACTGGTGAAGGCGCTGATTTTGTTTTTGACCCGGTCGGCGGGCCACAACTCGAAAAGATCATTGGCGGCTTGAAGCAGGGCGCAGAGATCAACGTCTATGGGGTACTTGATGCTGCCGAGACACCTCTGCCAGTGTTTGCACTGATGCACAGCGGTGCAACTATTGGGTGCTACATGGTTTATGAGCTATTGGTCGATCTAACCAGACTGCGCGCAGCTGTCGACTATTACTTGCCATTGTTCAAATCAGGCCAGATTGCTCCCGTCGCAGATGATAAGTTGTTTACCTTCGATCAGAGCGTTGAGGCCTTCCAGCACATGGAGTCCAACACACAACTGGGAAAGGTTATCGTGAGCTTTTGATCTGATTGGCTGCTGAACTGTCATTCTTGCCTGCGCCGTCAAAAACCTTTTTACGGCGCAGGCAAGAAGAATTGATCTCTGGTTATGTAACTTGACTCCGGATCACCAGTTGAAGTGCGCCGAGGCTCCTTTGTTGGCCGTAAAAGGCGATCCATTTTACGATTGTATCACAGGTCAAGAACAAGGCTGGTGCTGCCCTCTGCTGGAACAGAACAACAGATTAGAACCTCGCCCTCTGCAACATCTGCGGTTGGTGGGGTGCGATAGGCTACCTCGCCTGACAGTTTTTTGACTGCGCAACTCCCGCAGGACCCTGCGCGGCAGGAAAAATCAGGAGTCAGCCCGTGTGCCTCAGCTGTTTCAAGCAAGGTACCATCACCTTTTTCCCAATTCTGCTCAAAGCCTGATGCCTCAAATTTGACAACTGCCAGTTCAGCCTCTGGTTCGAGAGCATCAGGGGCCGTGCCTTCGTCGGCTGTCCGGGCCAGAGCGGCAGGGCCAAACGCTTCTGCATAAATGCGCGCGTCGCGAACGCCAAGCCCGCGCAGGCTATCGTATACTCCCTGCATAAAGGGCGGTGGGCCACAAAGGTAGAAGTCATAGTCATCCAGAGCCAAATGCTGGCGAAAGATATCGGCATTGATATGGCCGGTTGCATCGAAATCTGTGCCCAAGGTTTCGTGGCCTGCAGGGTTTCCAATCACCGAAATATAGCGAATTTTTCCGCCGGTATCAGTTTTTGCAGCGCGGAATGCTTCGGTGAAAGCCCTTTGATCCGTGGCATGTGCGGCGTGAAAAACAGTAAGTGGCCGCGTGAATCGCTTACGGACAGTTTCGTTGAGCACATGGCGTGTCATTGCCATTATTGGGGTTATCCCAACTCCGCCAGCGATCAGCACGGCGGGACGTTTTTCGAGCGCGTCTATGAAAAACGAACCTTTGGGGGCTTTGGCCTCGATCGTGTCGCCGACATTGAGGCTATCGTGAAGGTGGTTTGAGACGATACCACCCGGCTCGCGCTTTACGGAAATTCGGTAGGTCGGATCGCCGGGAGCGGAGGAAAGCGTGTAGGTGCGGACCTGCGGCCCATTTCCCTCAGGAGTGACCCTGACGGTCAGAAATTGCCCAGCTTCGAACGAAAACAAGGGATTGCTGTCGGTGGGTTCAAAATAGAATGAGCGGATAACGCTGCTTTCGTCTACGATTTTGGTCACACGCAATGTCCGCCAAGTGTTACGCTGCTCTTCGACCTCTTGGCGCGCAATGGATGTGGCCCAATCGTCGGCCATCAAGGAATTAGGAGACCATTCGCCAAACTCTGCTCGAAATGGCAACGCATCATGAACGCGTAATCCATGGTCGAGGGTAAAGCGCCAGCCACGCTCGGCGCCTTTGAAAGCGGTGACTTCAGGGTGATCTTCCCACAGCATTTCAACAGTACCGGTAAGCATTAGTACATCGCCGGTTTCAAAATCCGGGAAAATGAGACCGGCTTTGGGGTTCACCAAGAAGTTGCCAATTGTATTGAAGAAGTTGTTGCCGGAATAGTCAGGGATGGTCAGCGTGTTACCATCAACTTTCACAAACCCAGACCGTCCGCCACGGTGAGAGACATCAACGCCTTCGGCGACCAGCCCATTGTCCGGGTTGATGAAGCTGGTCACAAAAAACGTATCAGAACGTTCGATAAAGGCAGTGGCCTCACTATCAAGCGTTGTAAACCGATCAGCGGCGGGGCGGTCGATCTTAGCAGCGGGGTCGCGAATGAATTCAATGTCACGTGTTTGAATGTATTGTGGGCAATTTCCAAAAGATTGCGCCACACCCAGAGAAAACCCAGTCTCGCTTGTGGCGATCACATTGGCGTTCATTCGGTTGCGGCGGCGCGTGGGGATCTCAATACCCAACATGCCAATTGGTGCACCGTTTTTTATGGACCCCAGCAGCGGATCCTCGGCCACTGGCATAGCAGCAAGGTCAAGGCGGGTATCGCTTGGGGAGGTAATAAAGTCATTTCCCCCTGTCACGATAGAGGCCCAAGGCCAACCGCCTTCATCGACACTCCCGAGAACGACAAAGGGAATTTTCTCAAAAAACGCACGGTGTTGGTCCGGCATAAAAGGGCGGATTGCGATTTTGCCAAAGGCCTCCATCGCATCGCGCTTGCCGACACGGGCTTGGGCGTCTTGTTCGCCTGAGTGAAAGGGCGATTGCTGGAGTAGAGCTTGATCGGCCATGGCGAACCTCATTTAAAAAATCAAAGAAATGGTTTGCCCAACCTTTATGGAACGGTTGGGCAAATGGCTCAGGCGGCAGTGTCTGCGCGCAAACCAACGGGTGTTACCTGCATTGGAACAAAGCCATCAAGCGCCTCGATGTTGGTCAGCAGGCGGCGCACATTCGGATAAGGCTCCAGCGAAACGTCTCCTTCGGGAGCATGCGCTGTGTAGCTATAGATCGCAACATCAGCGATTGTGGGGGTATCACCGACAAGATAATCGCGGCCTTCCAAATGCGCCTCGATTTTCCCCAAAACCTTGGCTGCTGTAGCGTGGGTAAAGTCCACATCCAAGGGCGCCTTAAAGACGTTGATCAAACGGGCCGCGGCGGGGCCAAAGGCCAATTCACCAGCCGCCAGCGTTAGAAATTTTTGCACAGCGGCCTCTTCAGCTGGATCAGTTGGGATGTACGATGGCGCATACTTCCGGGCCAGATAAACCAAAATCGCATTGCTGTCGCTGATCACGGTCTCACCGTCCTCGATCACGGGCACCTGACCAAAGGGGTTCTTGGCAAGGAAATCGTCCTTCTTGTGGGCACCGTTTGCAAGGTCAACGGTCAGGACCTCGTGGTTGATACCTGCAAGGCTGGCGAACAGTTCAACACGGTGTGAGTGGCCGGAAAGTGGGAAGCCGTGAATGCGGATGGCGTTAGACATGTGTGTTTTCCTTTGACGGTGCCAGGGTCAGTCCCCGGCGATGCCTTAAGAATAGCTTGAGCTGTCACCGGCGATAATGTACCTATTTGTTCAAATATTATGAATGGATTGAACATAATGGACACGATCCAGGGCATGCGTACCTTTGCTGCTGTCGCGGCACATCAGTCTTTTACCGACGGTGCCAAAAGGGTTGGGATCAGCACCAAACTGGCCAGCAAATATGTGGGGCAGCTTGAGGAACGGCTTGGTGCGCAGCTGTTCAATCGAACCACCCGTAGCGTAGCACTGACCGAGACAGGCCGGTCTTATTATGACCGTTGCCTACCCCTGTTGGAGCAGTTTGATGAGCTCGAAGGACTGGTTCACGACAGGCAGTCAGAGTTGGCGGGGCGTATCCGGATCACCGCACCTACGGGGTTCGGATCGTCACATCTGGTCCGGATGTTGAAACCCTTTCAGGCGGCCCACCCAAAGGTCTCCATCGAACTACACCTATCTGACCATCATGTATCTATCATTGAAGAAGGTTTTGACCTTGCCGTTCGTTTTGGAATTCTGAAGGATTCCAGCCTTGTCGCACGCAAGTTGATGGACATGAGAATTGTCTGCTGCGCCTCCCCCGACTACCTGAGAGAACATGGCGAGCCAAAGAACCCAGCCGCACTGACCACCCACAATTGCCTTCTTCGGACGATTTCCGGGTATGGTGACAGTTGGGATTTCAAAACCCCCAATGGTGTTGGGTCGGTTCCGGTGTCTGGCAACTTTCGCGCCAATTCACCGTTGGCCGTTGCAAATATGGCTGCGGACGGGCTTGGGATTGGGCGTATCCCTTATTATACAGTACAGCCATTTTTGAAGTCTGGGCAGCTTAAGTTGCTTTTTGAGGATGAGGAGGCCAGGGTTATCGGGCTTTATGCCGTCTATCCCCCGAGCAGACATTTGACGGCCCGTATCCGCGCACTGATAGAACATTTGGCGGATCAGACTTGAACTTGTTATTTTGCTTAGGGACCCACTATTAAAACTACATTGCCAAAGCGTGCCCCTGCGCGTGTTCGCCAAAACTCATCACGACATCTTGGTACCTCAGGATATCAGGCTCTCAAGCGGTTGCGTGTTTCAGGCTTGTGAGCGCATTCTCCGCGGCTTCCAAAGCCCCTTCGAGGTATCCGCCGAACTGGGGTGCTACTTCGGTTCCACTAAAGATAAGGTCCCCTTGCCAGACGTCGCTCAAGGCATGCGGCATCCCATACTCCGGATGGGACTGCAGCGGCACTTGGTCCGCAGATGTTGCAGTCAAAGGATCAAAAGCCCAATCCTTGATCAAAAGCGCAACCGGGTCTGCCGCATCTGGCCCGAACATACGGACAAACTGTGCCTGAATGCGCTGTCTCAACTCATGTTCATCCAGACGAGACCGCGGCGGCACACCGATGAAGCCAAACAAGGCATAAGGACCGCCTTGCGCAGGACTCGCATCGTGGATTTCGACCATCGGTCCATGGTGGCTCATCGCGTCGCCAGACAGGCCAGCTTCTGTCCAGAAGGATTTTTCATAGACCGCAACTACTTTAGCATGCCCTGCCATCCAGGTGGCGACGCTTTTCATGGCGTTATGGGCCTGAGCTGGCAGCGATGGCGAGAAGTCGATCTGGTCGGCTATCCGCAAAGGTAGAGCTAAAACAACGCGTTGTGCCAGTATCGCCTGGCCGTTACCCTCGATTGCGGTGATACCCTCTGGGCGCCGCTCAAGTGCAATGATCGGTGTGGATCGTAGTAATCGACCTTCGGGGATGGCACCGGCCAGCTTGGCAATTAGTGCACCGAGCCCGCCTTTCAGCCGATACGCTCCCTGCATGGATGCAAATCCCTGGCCCCGCTGCACATGGCCCTGTTCGGTTTCGAAAAGCAGATCTCCTTGGTAGGACTGATCAAAGCGGGTAAGCCCCAGACGGTCCACCAATTTGGCCATTCGCGGTTGCCCCGGCCAGAACCACGCAGGCCCCAGGTCAAATGCACCTCCGCCAACGTGCTCCGTCAGGATGCGGCCACCCAAGCGGTCGCGGGCCTCAACCAGCAGGAAGTCCTGTTGCTGCTCGGCAAGCTGTGACGCAAGGTTCAGGCCGGCCAGGCCGCCACCGATGATCAGAGTTTCTGTCTTCATGTCTCACTTGCTTTCATGGGAAGCTACCACTCCAATCGCGTGGAGCAGGGGGTGACACAGGCCACCCCTGCCTTGGCGAGTTGCGCCACGGGCCATTCGGCACACAGGCTTCAAACGGCTGGTTTCTCTGCAAAGGGCAAATGCCCGGTCTTCATCCAGATTTTTGCTCCATCGGCACCTGCAATGGCCGAAAGAGCCTTTCCTTCGGGCAGGCGCAGCCAAGCATGCTTTGCCAGTACAGTGCCATCCACCGTAACTGAGCCGTCGATAACCAGCATCTCGATCCCACCTATCGCACCAGAGGTCAGGATCGCACCCGCCTCAAGTTGGCTGTATGTCACCGTTTCGCGATCATCTTCATGTAGTTTGGCCGTGGCAATGCCATCCTCCGGAGCAGCCAGTTCCTCGGCCATGGTTTTGCGAAACTGGGTGCGATCCGCCATGTCGAACTGCCACAGTTTGACAAATATGGTGCAGCCTTCATCCGAACCCGGCGTATGGGCGCTGGTCGGCGGATTACGCACATAAGTGCCTTCGGGAAAGTCGCCGTGTTCGTCCTGGAATACGCCGTCAAGAACGATGAATTCTTCACCACCCGTATGGGTATGGGCCGAAAACTTGCTTCCGGGTGCATAGCGCACGATGGTCGTGGCACGAGCTACTTCGCCACCTATGCGATCCAACATCCGCCGATCGACGCCTTTCATCGGAGAGGCTTGCCACTCGAGCTGATCAGAATGGACCAGTACGCGGGTCGAAAAATCGGAATTGAGTTCCATATCTCTTGTCCTTTTAGGTCAGGCGGTTGTTTCAGTCTGGCCAACAATGGAGGGACGGGACGCAAACCTTGTGCGTCAATCCCGCAGGTTCTTCATGGTTTCGGGAAGCCTTCGACGTCGTGGGTTTTCATGGCCATACCTGTCCGTGAGCTGCAAGATGAATTCTATCTACCGATAGGTAGGTGAGCTGTCAACACCCGTTTGCATTGAGAGCTGATGAAGCAAAGAGGCAGGCGATTGATCGACCGCGCCTAAAACGAATATTCCCGCCCAAGCGATCGTTGTGGGGACTTACTGTCAGGCTGCTACTGTAACATCGGCCTGTCCGCCGCCGTTACTATAGGGCAAGTAGAAATCCACCAGCCGTTCAACATAGGTTTCTCTGTCCCCCTCTGTGCCGCTAAGCAGGCCAGATTGCTGTACCGCCCGCAACCACTTTGCGTATCGTTGCCAGACATCTCCTGACAGCGGCACAGAATAGGTACGGTAGTGTGACAGGATGATAGCAATCCGTGACGCAAACGGTGCAAATGCAATATCAACCGCATTGATGTCAGACCCGGAGAAAAACGGCCCCTGTGGTGACATCGCAGTACTGAATGCCGCCAATCCATCTTCCATCTCCTGAAGAGCGGCTGCGCCGTCTGCACTGCCCGTCGGGGCCTTCAATGCGCGATACATGTACGGGATAATCTTGCGACCAGGGAAATCAATCCAGTACAGCGTGTCCGCCCGGGCTGCCGGGGACCGGGGAAACAGGTCAGGTCCCTGTCCCCGAAAAGCCTCGTCGATATATTCCAACACCCGCAGAGAGTCTGGCACCGTGACTGCCGCATCCGGACCTTCCTCCTGCACCTGAAACACAGGAACTTGTCCGGTCCCGCGCGATACACGCATCCAGTCTACTGTTTTTGCGTATGGATCGGTCTCTACATAGTCAAAGGAGACCTTTTTGTGTGCCAACCCTATCCAGGCTCGTTGTGCAAATGGGCAGTACCAAGCAGAATAAAGTGTAGCCATAAAAGGCCTCCTTCCTTTTTGTGAACGAATTCAGACCGCGTAGTCGCTAAACGCTGCATCCAGAGGGGTCTCAGCCAAATGGTTGGTGTAGTTCGAAAGCGTCTTAACGGATATTGCCAAGACCACAGCCAAAACGTGTTCTTGGGTGAAGCCGGCACTCAGAAAATCATCCATCAGCGACGGATCTACCTTGCCGCGTGTCTCGGTCATGCCAAAGGCAAATCGCGCCAATGCATCCAACCGAGGGTCAGATATCGGTGTACCTGAACGAAGGCTCTGCAACACATCTGCCGGAACGCCCGACATCTTGTCCGCCACCATTGAATGAGCCGCAGTACAGTAGTCACAGCCATTGGCGCGGCTGATCGCCAGAAAAACCACCTCTTGTTCGACCGAGGAAAACCCCGCCTCACTCCGAAAGGCCGCGTATCCGGCGTTATAAGTGCTGAACACTGCGGGTAGGTTGGCCATGTACCCGTACATGTTGGGTACAAATCCCATGGCCTTTTTGGTTGTGGCCAGTTGCTCGGCCGCAGCAGGCAATACAGAGTTTTCATCAAGAAGCGGCAGGGTCGGCAAAACTGCGTGGGTCATCATCTGTAATCCTTGGCTCGGAAACCGGAGATCAGTTTCTCGTGTTCAAAGGATGTAATCGATTGCCGAAAATAAATAAGACTGGCAGGTTGGATATGATTTATCCAAATTTGGCATGCATCAAATGGACAATGAACTGGCTTTGCGACTGTTCGTAACCGTGGTTGAGGAAAACAGCGTCTCCAAAGGCGGGGCGCGACTAAACGTGCCACAGTCCTCAGCTTCGCGCCTGCTTAGCCGGCTTGAGGAGAACCTGGGCACCCGCCTATTACAGCGTTCGACCCGCAGCTTACAACTGACAGAGGCAGGCAGGATCTACTTCGAACGTGCCCGCCAGATCGTGACCGCCCTGGACGAGGCCAGCGCCGCCGTCCGGGACCTCAGCGGTACACCCTCTGGGCTGCTCAGGGTGACTGCGCCTGCTGGATTTGCACGTCAATACATCGCACCGCATCTAGTTGAATTTTCATCGCTCTACCCTGAAATCAACCTGGGCCTTTCACTGCAGGACACGGTCGAGGATCTTGTCAGTCTCGGCTATGATATCGCAATCCGGTTCGGGGCACTGCCAGACTCTGGACTCGTCGCTCGCAACCTTGCAGGCAGCACCCTTGTCGCTTGCGCAAGCCCTGCCTATCTGGATCAACACGGAGCACCAGAACAGGTCGCGGATCTGGCGGCACGCAATTGCCTGTGCTTTCGCTCCAACCCCGGCAAGAACAGTTGGAGTTTTACGCTTGGGGACCAATCTCAGTCTGTGAAGGTCGGTGGCTCGATGTACAGCAACAATGGCGATGCGCTGATGGCGGCGGCCCTGTCTGGTTACGGAATTATCATGCAGCCGTCATGGACAGTTCAGATCGCACTGGACAGTGGCCAGCTTGTCCGGATCTTACCCGATCACCAACACGGCCCTTCCAGCATCCCTATTCACGCGGTCTTTGCCCATAAACAACATTTACCGCCCAAGACCCGCGTTTTTGTAGAGTTTATGACCCGGAAGATCAGAGCAAACACCTGGGCCATATTCTGAGGCCAATTCCCTTTCCCTTCCCTCTGAGCCTCACACGGGGCTTCCTACTACCCGACATCCTCTCCCGGAGGGTGTAGCCATGGATCAGACATGGCACGACAAACACACTCTAACCCCAGGAATGCACGTCGTCATTCATGCCTTCGACGATATTCCTGAACATGAGTTCGAAATATCCGAGGTCTTCGGCGACTGCGTTGGCAGTTATTCTCTCACAGGGCCACTGGCTGGCGAATACGGCGAGCCTGATTTCGAGATGATCCTACGGGTCCTCGACTGAACCATCCTCACAATCTAACAAGAAACGAACAGGCTATGTCGTCTGCTCGAATTCGCTATGCCTGCCTGAAAGGTCAGACTGGGCTTTATCGTAGAAACTACCCCAAGGACGTTGCTGCATTCCTTGGCCAACAAGCCCAGTAATGGTACAGTCAAGATTACCGGGCGTACCCAGCGTCGCATTCCGCGCACCACCCAAAAACTGCATTTATCACACCGACCGTGGCAGCCAATATTGTTCACACGACTATCAGAAGATCCTGCGCCAACACGGCTTCAAGGTATCCATGAGCAGAAAGGGTAATTGCAGCGACAAAGCGGCCGTCGAAACATTCTTTAAAACCATCAAGGCAGAATTGCTCTGGTGGCATTCATGGGAAACGAGGCGGAAGGTTGAGATGGACATCTTCGAATACATAAACGGGTTCTACAATCCCCGGCGCCGCCACTCAGCATTGGGCTGGAAAAGCCCCACCGCCTTTGAACGGAAGGTGGCTTAAACGAGCACTTGGGGCGGCACGAAAGCGGGACAGGTCCAGAGATCACTTCCCCTTGAGATGGCCGCGTACTCATTTCCGGCCCTTCGTTGCTGTTCGTGATCATTGCAGCGAATGGCGAGTCAGGAGCCGTTTCAAAATAATGTGAATTGTGCCCTGTCCAGAAGTTAGCGATGTTGCCCTAATTATTTTTAGCTTTCCCAAGGTGCGATCACTCATGAAAAAGCAGCCGAAAAAACTTCGCAAAAAACGCGTCGGTATGCCGATCGACCCAGCGGCGGTTGCTGAGAAAGCTAAAATCGAAGGGCGACGACGGTTTCTGCGCATTGTCCGCAATGGGGCGATTTCGCTTCCCGTTCTTGCAGGGGTTGGTTATTTTTCAGTCCAGTCTGTTCAAGCCTCTATTTGCGAGGCGGACCTAACCAAAATCGGGCAAGGCAAGCCGTCAATAGTTCAAGTCCATGACCCCCAATGCCCGTTATGTCGAACGCTTCAACGTCAAACCCGTAAAGCTTTGAAATCCTTCGATAGTGATTCCTTTACGTTTCTGGTTGCGAATATCAAAACTCCCGATGGCAGCTCGTTTGCTGCACGATATGGCGTACCGCATGTCACGCTGTTGTTGTTTGATGCGAGTGGCGAGATGGTGCAAATTGTTAGAGGGCCAAGTGACACGGAGAGCTTACGCGCCATTTTTGAGACTCACTTGAAGACCTACAGCTAATGGCAAGTTGAGCTCATATTGCAGTTTTTATAGTACGCGAGATGCTTAGTCATGGTAAGAGGCGTCGAGCTGGTTTTGAGGCGAAGTAATGATTATCGAACTCCGCCCTTATTTCTATTCAGATGTAATCAGCACAACCACCAATCACACCTGTCCGGGCATCCTTTCAGTGCGTCAGGGCGGGCTCCCCATCCCCTTATTTTTGCCTCAGCATCCCTAACCCTACTCATTGACCCCGATATACAGACCACTTGTGAGCATCATTACTCAGGATGACTACGAGCATTGACCGCTTCCATGCCCTTCTAGGGAAAGCTAGTAAGGGTCCTAGTAGGTCTTCTTCTTAGGAGCTTTGGTTAGGATCTCTAGTAGAGGGCTAGTACTTAGATACCTAAGTAATACCAGCACTCTACACTAGAGACTTTCCTGACCAAGGCCTTTGACAATGAGCAAG
This portion of the Parasedimentitalea marina genome encodes:
- a CDS encoding LysR family transcriptional regulator — protein: MDNELALRLFVTVVEENSVSKGGARLNVPQSSASRLLSRLEENLGTRLLQRSTRSLQLTEAGRIYFERARQIVTALDEASAAVRDLSGTPSGLLRVTAPAGFARQYIAPHLVEFSSLYPEINLGLSLQDTVEDLVSLGYDIAIRFGALPDSGLVARNLAGSTLVACASPAYLDQHGAPEQVADLAARNCLCFRSNPGKNSWSFTLGDQSQSVKVGGSMYSNNGDALMAAALSGYGIIMQPSWTVQIALDSGQLVRILPDHQHGPSSIPIHAVFAHKQHLPPKTRVFVEFMTRKIRANTWAIF
- a CDS encoding thioredoxin family protein encodes the protein MKKQPKKLRKKRVGMPIDPAAVAEKAKIEGRRRFLRIVRNGAISLPVLAGVGYFSVQSVQASICEADLTKIGQGKPSIVQVHDPQCPLCRTLQRQTRKALKSFDSDSFTFLVANIKTPDGSSFAARYGVPHVTLLLFDASGEMVQIVRGPSDTESLRAIFETHLKTYS